The following is a genomic window from Calypte anna isolate BGI_N300 chromosome 15, bCalAnn1_v1.p, whole genome shotgun sequence.
agAGATGGGGAAAAGATACTTCTGTGACTACTGTGACAGGTCCTTTCAGGACAACCTtcacaacagaaagaaacaccTCAATGGAGTGCAGCATCTCAGGGCTAAGAGGCTCTGGTACGACTTATTCCGAGGTGGGTGCTGCCAactgtctgctgctgcctggctgggactGGGGAGGTGATGGGTGAGTGATGAGGGGGGGGAAATAGCTACAGTAAATCAGCACTGGTGATTTACATCTCAGGTTGTCTGTGCCAGTGAATTGTGGAGTTGAGACTGCTGCTGTCAGGCAGAGGCAGAACCTCTGGGGTGTCTGGGTGTGGGAGGGGGACTTGAGATGAGGTGACAGATAGGGAGGTTGTGTCTGAGGACACTCTCCTGGCATCAGGACCAAACCTGAGATAGAACAAAATGAGTTGCAGCTTCTGAAGGTGAGGGAGGTGCCTtctgccaggcagagctgagctgtgagGAGGGAAGaatataaatgtgtgtgtggaggAAGCTGGAGGGAGCCATCCCCAGGGGTGAAGCACACacagggagggagaggctgaggatgTAACCACTGCTGGAGATCCCAGCAGGGTGaaagggctggggagcagctcaaAGCACTGATGTGATCGAGCCCCACTGGGCAACgggggtgaggaggagaggTAGGGGCACTGGGGCAttggcagaggggctggaggtggtgTCAGGACATGATGGAGGAGAGGCCATGACCTCTGATTGTTTACCAGGACTCTTCTCATTCAGCTCAGTGCTCTGACCCAGCTCACCAGGCAGTTCCCTGTGTCTTAGTGCCAGCCTGAGGAACATAGGGGGAatgtctgtccctctgtccctgtgACAGGGAGCAGAGCTTTGTTTTGGCAGTGGCAAAGGCACAGTTTGGGCTAAACTGCTTATGAAACCGTTGCCTGTATGGTTCCTCAGGACCAGGAGTTGCAGGCAGTGCTTATCTCCTGGGAAGCAAGGTGaggaagaggctgcagagctctgggcagtTCTTGGATCTTGGAGAGGTTCTGTGTAATGGCCAAAAGTGGAGGACCAagagccccagcacagctggatCAGTGCTGGTGAGGAGCATTACCCAGCACTCATCTTCTCACCAGGCTACAACCCTTGGTTTCCCCGTGGTTGACAGAattcctcatcccatccctggTTAGGGGGTCCTTATCCTCTTATCTCTAGACAATGCAAGTGTTTCCTCAGTCTGTGGGAGCTGCTGTAGCTCTGGGGCTCATTTTCCTCAGGATGTCCCTGGGAGATGAAGGACCATTTCAGTGCTGTCCACTGGAGATTGTGTGAGGCctcacacagcttttttttttttttttttttttttttttttttttttttttttaattattattattatttttttttttttttttttttttttgagagagagagagagctttCTGGGTCTGCTTGGTCTTCCTCTGCTGCACACAAGTGCTGCAGAGTCCTTGCTCTTCTGTCACACTGATTTCCCCATGCTGGCATGGGAAGAAACCATGAAACAGAAAGCCACACCAGTGAAAAGCTGAAGCCAGGAGTGCAAACTCTCACTTTACTCGTAGCTTAAGTTCCTGGTTGTCATGTAAAGTGCTCCCCCAGGAGGCAGCTGTCTTGTTTGGAGCCCTGGGGGGTTGCTCTGCATGAGATCTTGACTCTGTCTTCTCCTTTGTCTCCCCCAGATGCTGCTGCTATCCTGCAAGAGGAACAAACCAAGAAACCTTGTCGGAAGTTTCTGCAAACAGGTAAGGTCTTTTGAGGCAGAAATAACTCcctgagctccagcagctccttcagcagtcagccccaggctgctctggagTGTCCTGGTGGTGTGGGTTTTGTCTCAGAGGGAGTGAAGGGCTTGGGGAGGTTTGGTGGAGCTGGGGTTTGCATGCACAAGGGAGGGCTCTCAGGGGATGTCATGGCTTTTCTTCCAGGACAGTGTGATTTTGGGTCCAACTGCAGGTTTTCCCACATGACTGAGCAGGATCTGGAGAAGCTGAGTGCCCAGGTGCAAGGTGAGTCCTCCAACCAGAGaatggctggggaggggggtcTGAGAAGGGGTGGATGGCCTGGATgctgtgagctgagcctgggtGCCTCCTCCTTGCCTCTCAGCAGGTCTGCAGCAAGTGCTGCAGTCCTTCCTGTGCTTTCTGCTCTTCATCTGCTGGCACAGGCACAAGCCTGGACTTGAGCAATGCTGTTACTGCTTAGCAGCAAGCATCTGAAGCAGAGAGGGTGATTTCTGAGCCCTTGGGGTTTCCTTCAGTCAGGGaataaaaaatgcaagcagCAGAGGGCACTGGTACATCACTTCCCCTTGAATTTATGGATTGGATTATCCCACACCCCTCTCCTATTACCAGGGAACTGCTGCTTCCACTCTTGGGAAGAGACAGCCAACTTTTCAGGTGGCTTTGGGTGGAACTGAGGTGTGGGCAGAGGATGACTACCAACTGCTGCCCTACTGTGAGCCCCCAGAGCAGTTGCTTtgcccagggctgtggtggagtccccatccctggagaaaaTGTGTGGATGTAGCATCTGAGGCCATGGTTTAGTTGGCTGTTGGGGCTGGGTTGatgattggacttgatgatcttggaggtcttttccaaccttaatgattccagaattccatgattctatgatttaccaATAGTCTGGGGAAAACAGGCTTAAAGGTtggaagtgtgtgtgtatgtgcttGTCAGGTATGAGActtggggggtgtgtgtggtCTGCCTCTTCCTGAATTCCCAGTGTCCTCAGAGCTTTCCCATCTGAACTGGTGGCAGCCAGGAGGTTTTGACAGCTTGGGGTGGTCAGGGGTGTGAGCTGAGAGCCTGGCAGCCCTGGAGCACTCTCACCATGCTGAGCCTTTGAGGGGTGGGATTGGGAGAGGCAGGGCTCAGATTTGAGGAGGCAGGAATAGGATTTGGGGAAGGAAGGGTGGGACTGGGAGAGGCAGGGCTCTGGTGACtctgggagagcaggagggaggcaCAACAGAGCTTTTCCAGCCCTCACCATTGCTGAGTCAGTCTGCATGTCCCCAAGGTGACTCTGAGGGGACTGAGCAAGGCTGGCAGTCACCCACCTCACCCTGCTCCACTCAGCAGATTTTGGAGctgtctctctccttttccccactACTAGCCCAGAACTTCTCCCCAACCCTTTTCTGCTGAAGATTTAAGTGCTAGTCTCCCAAGAGGTGACATGGGATGTCAACCTGTGCCATTTCCAGGCAGTGCAGGTTGTTTATTGCCAGGGAGGTGAGTGCTCCTCAGAGCAAAGCTCCAGATAGGCTGGCAAGCTCCCCTCCACCCAGACAGGGTTCTTTGCCAATTACACTTGTTATTGAATATTGATTGGTGTCAAATGGGTCAGGTGTAAGTGGGGAATTGGCTAAGGTGAGAGCTGATTCCTGGGAGCTTACTTGGAAGCCTTGCATTTGTATTACCAAGTCCAACATTTAATTAAGCAATTAGACTGGAAGGAGTGATGGGCAGGGTGCTCTGACACTGCAGGGTTCAGTCCTGCTGGCctctctggtgctgctgctccttggaaAGCCCCTGTGAGCTGCTGAGCAAGGGGGTTAAGCAGCTCATGGACCTCTAAATGTGATCACTTGATCCCAGAGAGAGCTTTGTGGAGGAAAGAGCTCAGCAGGACTTGGTGGAGAAGAGGGGGCATGGCCggaagctgctccaggggaggtttaggttggatctCAGAAAGCATTTCCTCACaaaaagggtgatcagacattgggatggagtgcccagggaagtggtggagtcaccatccctggaggtgtttcaggagaggctggagtgtgtccagagaagtagcatgaggatgctcagagagctggagcagctctgctatgggGACAgactgggagagttggggttgttcggtctggagaggagaaggctcccaggagacctcattgtgaccttccagtgtctgaaggggctacaggaaagctggggagggactttttaggatgtcagggtGTGATAGGACGTGGGGggatggattcaaactagaggaggggagattcggattggatgtgaggaagaagtttttccccaggagggtgctgagcccctggcccagcttgcccagagaggtggtggaagccccatccatccctggaagtttttaaggccaggctggagagggctctgagcatcctgagctggtgggaggtgtccttgcccatggcaaggggctTGGACCTGGATGgacttaaaggtcccttccaacccaaaatgtcatgattctatgactgagCTGGGTGTGGCCACACTGCCTCTGCTGGGGTGGGTCTGGTGGTGGATCCACGGTGCTGCTGAATTCCACTTTCCTCAGCTTTGGGACAtggaagcagaggagctgctgaacCTCTGGCTCCCCTTGTGCAGGGGCAGATGCTTCAGGAAAAGATGTGAAGGAATCCTGTGGTGAGGTGGTGTAGCCCACTAATCCGTGTCCAGCAGCCATGGACAACCACATAAAAGCCCTTTTTGACTGTTTTTAAAACCTGATGGATTTTCTGTGTCATGTAAATATTAAACCTGTGCCTGGATCCCTGGGAAGTGTTTGGTGTTGGTAGCTCTGTGTCAGCGAGCTCCACTTGCTAATGATACAGTTTTATTACAGCCAAAGGAAAACTAATATTGTTCTCAACATTTGGCCTTTTCAGTGCAGGGGATTCACCCTGCTGTTTGTGTGAAGTCTTGTGGATTAGGGAAGAAAATTTCTGGATGATTTCCTGTTCTGTAACAGCTCAGAGAGTGCCCTAGTTTGGTTTCAGCACTTCTGCACCCCACAGAATGCACTCATCAAGGAGCAACAGTTCCCACCTTCAGCAGGGAGGGAAACATCTCTCCAGCTGTTCCTGCATCAAAGCCTTAGCTTTCTACATCTGCTGTATCATTCATCAGCCAGACACTTCCCAGCTGTCATTTTGAGAACAGTCATGTCAGGAAAAGTCACTGTCACATTGCCAGCTTCTTGCTTCCAGTTCCTGGCTTCCCGCTAATCCGCGCCACTTCTGCTGGGGGCTTggacccccccccctcccccagtgACCCTGGTGGGCTCCAGCTTGCCAGGATtgtgaagagagagagagggaatgGGGTAAGTGAGTGTTTGGAATCCATCTGTGTGGTGGGAAGCAGATGAGTGACCCTGCTGGGCGGGGGTGGCTATGGTCAAGCAGCTGAAGTCGGTGCTGAGCAGGAGGGCTCTGGCAGCTGACTGTGGCTTGCTGGGCTTTGGGGTGGTAACTTGTGAAGCTGCTTGTGTCACAGGGCTTCATCAGCCTCAGCCTGCTGCTCTTTGGGTGCTCTGCAGGAGTTTGGGCTCCCCACATCTCCCTGCCCAAGGAGGGAGCTGAAGGGTGACACATAAATCTCCCTGCTGGGTGCCCCATTTGGTGCTGGTGGTTGCGTCTCACGTGAGATGAAAACTGATGCTAAAAGTTGCACAGGGAGAGAAGATCAATCTGGACTCCTGCTCTGGCATCGTTAGAGGCATTTCATAGCTACAGCCACTCTTTTAATTAGC
Proteins encoded in this region:
- the ZMAT5 gene encoding LOW QUALITY PROTEIN: zinc finger matrin-type protein 5 (The sequence of the model RefSeq protein was modified relative to this genomic sequence to represent the inferred CDS: deleted 1 base in 1 codon), whose product is MGKRYFCDYCDRSFQDNLHNRKKHLNGVQHLRAKRLWYDLFRDAAAILQEEQTKKPCRKFLQTGQCDFGSNCRFSHMTEQDLEKLSAQVQGEQRSKELRQEGADVPPGTIEDWLEKRAKRLSMAQSNSALPEKPAPFQYPPGWPPVQDLPPSLQPPPPGGWPVPPNLQWG